The Acinetobacter calcoaceticus sequence GTGATTAAATCGGCCCAGATCGCATCAGCCGGAATATAAGATGCGATAATCGCTTTAAATACAAATGAAAAACTGATGACCAAACCCGCGGCAATTCCTGAAAAGATCAGTGCGGCGGTTGGTCGATCCAATTCCTCGGCACCATCACGGCGAATAATTTCATAGACTAGTCGGGGTGAAAGTTTCTCATGTTCTTCAACCGCTATTTTTTCACGCCAGCTTAAGGTTTGATCGACTTTTTCTTCCTCTATTTTATGATCCATTTGGTTTACTCCCTGAATAAATATTTTATATTTCTCGTTTTTATTTATTGTTAAAGCAGTGTTCAGAATAAATCCAGTCTATTCCTAACAGCTTTCTGTATTTTTTTATAAGTTGAATCATACTGTGACAGAAAAGAAGCAAAATATTGCATGAATAAGAGCAATCAGTCAGATGAAATACCAGTTAGAAGGGAAGATTAAGCAATTCGTGTGCTAATTTATTTTAATAGGCAAATCTATCTACATTATTTATTTTCTAAAACAACTGATGTAAAAAAACCGGGCTAAAGCCCGGTTTTTCATGAAGTTTGAACGATCAGATAGCAGATAAATCTACGCCTAAACGAGCAGCAACTTCTTCATAAGCTTCAACAACACCACCTAAACCTTGACGGAAACGGTCTTTGTCGAGTTTCTTCTTAGAGTCTTTGTCCCATAGACGGCAGCCGTCTGGAGAGAATTCATCACCAAGCACAATACGGTCATGGAAAACACCGAATTCAAGCTTGAAGTCCACCAAAATCATGTTACCTTCAGCAAATAATGCTTTTAATACATCGTTTACTTGGTAAGTTAACACTTTCATTTGCTCTAATTGTTCAGCAGTCGCCCAACCTAAAGCAATCGCTTGAGATTCGTTAACCATTGGGTCGCCTAGACCGTCATCTTTATAGAACAATTCAAATGTAGGAGGAGTTAACTCTTTACCTTCTTCTACACCTAAACGACGGCATAAAGAACCAGCTGCGTAGTTACGAATTACGCATTCAACAGGAATCATTTGAAGTTTTTTAACAAGTACTTCAGTTGGAGAAAGCAATTTTTCAAAATGCGTTTCAATACCCGCAGCAGCAAGTTTTTCCATGATGAAGGCGTTAAAAAGGTTGTTCACCTTGCCTTTACGATCTAGCTGTTCGATTTTTTCGCCGTTGAACGCAGAGGCATCATCACGAAAGACTAAAATCAGATGGTCGGCATTGTCTGTTTCATATACAGATTTTGCTTTACCAGTATAGAGCAAGGTTTGTTTTAACATGAGGGAACCTTTTAAAAAAAAATGCCTAGTAAATGACTAGGCTGGCCAATTTTGGTAAATCTGGTTTAACACTTCAGCCGCCACATCTGGGCTTGCGAAAGTGTTGTCTACATTAAATAGAGCAAGAGTATGACTAGAACCCACACCAGTCAGCTTAAGCACATAAGTATTGTCATTTACTTTAATTGTCGCCTGATTGCTGTCTTGAGCGATGATGTTGTAATTTAAAGTACTTAATGTCGCTTTGGCGTATTGCCAGATCTCGGTTGTATTCCCATCAATTTTTAACAATGGGTTTTTATTACCGTCGGTCACAAGCTGAGGGCGTCCAAGCGCAGTAGTCGTTTGAGCAGATGCATCTGCTGTTGCATTGCTGCCCTGTGTTTGTTCAGGGCGTGGCAATGCAAAACGGTTACCACGCTCGTTTTCAAACTTCGGCGCGTGCTCGATAGCGAGCTGGTCTACAGTTGGGGCAGGATACAAAGGTGTCGCTGGTCGTACAGTTGCATCGGCAGGATACTCAAGCGGGGCAAGTTGCTTGGCATTTTTATAATCTAAAGAGTGATTATTAATTGCGAAGCGACCACAACCAGCTAAACTCAAGGCTGAAACTGCAAGGACTAAACCAAGACGTAATTGCATCATAAATTGCTCTTATTAAATAATTCCCGCATCTTTTAGGGCATTGCGGAGAGGTTCGCGATATTGCTCAGCGAGAGGAGTGAGTGGTAAACGAATACCAGTATCAATCAGTCCCATCTCATGTAGTGCCCATTTCACAGGAATTGGGTTTGATTCGCAAAATAGAATATTGTGTAAATTTGCAATCTTATTGTTAATCGTCTTCGCTTGTTGTTCATCTTTGGCAATCGCAACAGCACATACTTCGCTCATTACTTTAGGCGCAACATTTGCTGTAACAGAGATATTACCGTCTGCACCAAGAAGCATAAGTTCCCATGCAGTCTCATCATCACCTGAATATACAGCCATCTTGCCGTTTAAAGCCTCAATTAAAGCTTTACCACGAGGTACATCACCTGTTGCATCTTTAATGCCGACAATATTAGGGATCTCTGCTAAACGTACAGCTGTATCGTTTGCAAGATCTACACCCGTACGGCCAGGTACGTTATAAAGAATAAGTGGTAATTCTACGGCTTCAGCAATCGCTTTATAGTGTTGGTAGAGGCCTTCTTGAGTTGGCTTATTATAATATGGAGTAACAAGTAAGGCTGCATTTGCGCCTAAATCTTTGGCAGCTTTTGTTAATTCGATTGCTTCGCGGGTTGAGTTTGCACCAGTACCGGCAATAATTGGAATACGTTTATTGGCTACACGAATAATTTCTTTAATAACCTGTGTGTGCTCTTCCATGCTCAATGTTGAGGCTTCGCCGGTAGTACCGACGGCTACAATACTGTTTGTACCTTGTTCTATGTGCCACTCAACCAGCTTCTCAAGACCCTTCCAATCTACACCACCATCTTTCAACATTGGTGTGACGATTGCGACGATTGAGCCTTGAATGGTCTGTGCTTGCTGAGTCATTTTTAAAAATATCCTATTTATCCATCCGAATCTGAGGTAAGAAAAACAAAATGTGGGATGGTTGCAGTATTTTGATTGTCCAGTTCTAACAATAACAGATTGTTGAATGACAATTATGCAAATTATGACTGATCAGACGCATAAGAACAATACGCCTAATGGATAATCGCTAGGTAAACTTGAGGAAAAGATAGGATGTTCTCATTATTGCAGGGGTGAGAAGGGCTAGTAAATATAACAATACAGCTTGATTCAACTGAGCCTTACTTAATATCGGCTTTTTTTATGGCAAGATAGGATGCAATTCCCCGATTGGGATTGAAGATGACATGAAAATGAATAAACAACCACAAAATGCGGCTTTAATCGTAGTTGATGTACAAAATGGTTTCACACCGGGTGGAAATTTAGCAGTTGCCGATGCCGATACAATTATTCCAACGATTAACCAACTTGCTGATTGTTTTGAAAATGTTGTTCTAACGCAAGACTGGCATCCAGATCATCATATTTCTTTTGCAGAAAATCATGAAAATAAGCAACCATTTGAAACCATTGAACTCGACTATGGACTGCAAGTGCTTTGGCCTAAGCATTGTGTACAGGGTACTAAAGATGCCGAGTTTCATCCTGATTTAAATATTCCGAAAGCTCAACTCATTATTCGAAAGGGCTTTCATGCTCATATTGATAGCTACTCGGCTTTTATGGAAGCAGATCAGTCCACAATGACTGGTTTAACCAGTTACTTAAAAGAGCGTGGTATTGATACGGTATATGTGGTCGGAATTGCCACGGACTTTTGTGTGGCGTGGACCGCTTTAGATGCAGTAAAACAAGGTTTTAAAACTTTAGTGGTTGAAGATGCTTGTAAGGGGATAAACCTAAATGGTTCGCTAGAACAAGCGTGGCAAACCATGCAGCAACAAGGTGTTGCCCGTATTCAATCTAGTGATTTGCTGAGTGAGCGCTAAATTTATTGGTCTCGTGTTTTGACTTTGATGTTTTAATTTTTAGGGAACGAAAATATGTCTGCATTCCTGCGCTTTACCCAATTTATTCAAAAAACTTTTGCCCTATGGGTCATTGTTTTTGCCGCATTAGCGCTATGGCAGCCTGATTTTTTTGTCTGGATGAAAGCGTACATTCCATGGATTTTGGGCATTATTATGCTTGGTATGGGAATGACCATGACCATCGATGATTTTAAAGGGGTATTACAAAGCCCTAAAGCGGTGTTGATTGGAGTAGTGGCGCAGTTTGTGGTGATGCCCGGTTTGGCATACGGTTTGTGTAAATTATTTAATTTGCCTCCTGAAATTGCGGTTGGTGTCATTTTAGTGGGATGTTGCCCCGGTGGAACGGCTTCGAATGTGATTACCTATATGGCTAAAGGCAATGTGGCTTTATCGGTGGCCTGTACTTCAGTTTCAACACTTTTAGCACCTATTTTAACGCCCGCTATTTTTTATTTGCTTGCTAGTCAGTGGCTAAAAATTGATGCAGCTTCGATGTTCGTTTCAATTTTGCAGGTGGTATTACTTCCTATCGTGATTGGTCTGATTTTAAGAACATGGCTAAAACGTCAGGTCGAGTCCTATATTCAAGTCATGCCTTTAGTTTCAGTCATTGCAATTGTAGCGATTGTTGCAGCCATTATTGGTGGGAGTAAAGCGGCCATTCTACAGTCGGGTTTGCTCATTTTAGCTGTTGTAATATTGCATAATGGATTGGGATATTTGTTAGGATTTACCGCAGCACGGTTCTTTAAATTACCTTATGCAGATAGTAAGGCAATTGCGGTTGAGGTGGGTATGCAGAACTCGGGCTTAGGTGTTGCTCTCGCAGCAGTACATTTTGCGGCTTCTCCGATTACGGCAGTGCCAAGTGCTATTTTTAGTCTTTGGCATAATATTTCTGGCCCAGCACTTGCGACTTATTGGGCGAGCCGTAAAGATGTAAATGAAGTAGCTAAAATTAAAGCTGAGTAGCTATATTTAAATTGGATTGGTGGCTAACCAATCTTCAATTTCATTTTTCAGAAATAACTTCAAAACCATGGCGCTGTAAAAGTGCTGTGGTGACTCCAGTTCCAACAACTTTTTCGCCTTGAAACGTACCGTTATAAATTTTTTGACTACCACAAGAAGGGCTATTTTCTTTTAAAACCACGCAGGTTGCTTTTATTTGCTGAGCAATTTCTAAAGTACGGTAGGCGCCTTTCAAATAAAGCCGAGTCACATCTAAACCAGATGAATCAGTAATTTTCGCTTTGCCATCGAGCACATCTTGT is a genomic window containing:
- the purC gene encoding phosphoribosylaminoimidazolesuccinocarboxamide synthase; the protein is MLKQTLLYTGKAKSVYETDNADHLILVFRDDASAFNGEKIEQLDRKGKVNNLFNAFIMEKLAAAGIETHFEKLLSPTEVLVKKLQMIPVECVIRNYAAGSLCRRLGVEEGKELTPPTFELFYKDDGLGDPMVNESQAIALGWATAEQLEQMKVLTYQVNDVLKALFAEGNMILVDFKLEFGVFHDRIVLGDEFSPDGCRLWDKDSKKKLDKDRFRQGLGGVVEAYEEVAARLGVDLSAI
- a CDS encoding lipoprotein-34 precursor (NlpB), which translates into the protein MQLRLGLVLAVSALSLAGCGRFAINNHSLDYKNAKQLAPLEYPADATVRPATPLYPAPTVDQLAIEHAPKFENERGNRFALPRPEQTQGSNATADASAQTTTALGRPQLVTDGNKNPLLKIDGNTTEIWQYAKATLSTLNYNIIAQDSNQATIKVNDNTYVLKLTGVGSSHTLALFNVDNTFASPDVAAEVLNQIYQNWPA
- the dapA gene encoding 4-hydroxy-tetrahydrodipicolinate synthase — encoded protein: MTQQAQTIQGSIVAIVTPMLKDGGVDWKGLEKLVEWHIEQGTNSIVAVGTTGEASTLSMEEHTQVIKEIIRVANKRIPIIAGTGANSTREAIELTKAAKDLGANAALLVTPYYNKPTQEGLYQHYKAIAEAVELPLILYNVPGRTGVDLANDTAVRLAEIPNIVGIKDATGDVPRGKALIEALNGKMAVYSGDDETAWELMLLGADGNISVTANVAPKVMSEVCAVAIAKDEQQAKTINNKIANLHNILFCESNPIPVKWALHEMGLIDTGIRLPLTPLAEQYREPLRNALKDAGII
- the pncA gene encoding bifunctional nicotinamidase/pyrazinamidase, which produces MKMNKQPQNAALIVVDVQNGFTPGGNLAVADADTIIPTINQLADCFENVVLTQDWHPDHHISFAENHENKQPFETIELDYGLQVLWPKHCVQGTKDAEFHPDLNIPKAQLIIRKGFHAHIDSYSAFMEADQSTMTGLTSYLKERGIDTVYVVGIATDFCVAWTALDAVKQGFKTLVVEDACKGINLNGSLEQAWQTMQQQGVARIQSSDLLSER
- a CDS encoding bile acid:sodium symporter family protein, whose translation is MSAFLRFTQFIQKTFALWVIVFAALALWQPDFFVWMKAYIPWILGIIMLGMGMTMTIDDFKGVLQSPKAVLIGVVAQFVVMPGLAYGLCKLFNLPPEIAVGVILVGCCPGGTASNVITYMAKGNVALSVACTSVSTLLAPILTPAIFYLLASQWLKIDAASMFVSILQVVLLPIVIGLILRTWLKRQVESYIQVMPLVSVIAIVAIVAAIIGGSKAAILQSGLLILAVVILHNGLGYLLGFTAARFFKLPYADSKAIAVEVGMQNSGLGVALAAVHFAASPITAVPSAIFSLWHNISGPALATYWASRKDVNEVAKIKAE